A stretch of the Arachis stenosperma cultivar V10309 chromosome 6, arast.V10309.gnm1.PFL2, whole genome shotgun sequence genome encodes the following:
- the LOC130934771 gene encoding uncharacterized protein LOC130934771 produces the protein MAPDVTEVANALGNEVPFEEPSFMASFRPGSHACSRISRNMTAAEIPIVEDGKFGVGMEFSSREAVIKAVKDYSIRRSVDYRVFESEPLTFYAKCTQYGSGCDWLIRVSLISRRYCWVIRRYNGSHTCTRATISQDHSKLDSITIAEAIKPLVEADPALKVKSVITEVQSKFNYTVSYRKAWLAKQKAVEKIFGVGRHLMKRCQYVSQDGNNNIVPIAFAIVEGETSDAWHFFLSNLRQHVVTRDGVGLISDRHESINAAVERSNGAWSPPRAFHMFCIRHIESNFLRKFKAPYLQKLVVNIGYSRTVREYEVRYERLLERGEAYTNWLNRIPREQYALAFDGGYRWGHMTTNLVECINSVLKGARNLPITALVKATFYRLNELFTRKRAEAEARINAGHVFSEIVTSKLHANQLASGNIQVSCFDRQNEVFEVREMPSGMEFAVDLRGLRCDCGEFQVDRIPCRHVFACCANQRLDWQMYVHDVYKMDQVRRVYRARFRPLGNPATWPAYNGPRFIPNPYLRRVTKGRPRMTRFLNEMDTRMLRRPRRCTLCGAEGHSRSRCRQTGATNTNRGAP, from the exons ATGGCCCCAGATGTCACGGAAGTGGCAAATGCACTCGGGAACGAAGTTCCGTTTGAGGAGCCATCCTTCATGGCGAGTTTTAGACCTGGAAGCCATGCATGTTCCAGAATTTCCAGAAATATGACTGCAG CAGAAATTCCTATTGTGGAAGACGGTAAATTTGGCGTAGGTATGGAGTTCAGTTCAAGAGAAGCTGTTATTAAGGCGGTAAAAGACTATAGCATACGACGAAGCGTAGACTACCGGGTGTTTGAGTCTGAGCCGTTGACATTTTATGCCAAGTGTACACAATATGGGTCAGGGTGTGATTGGCTTATTAGGGTTAGCTTGATCAGCAGGAGGTACTGTTGGGTTATAAGGAGGTATAATGGTAGTCACACATGTACTAGAGCCACCATTTCACAGGATCATTCGAAGCTGGATTCTATCACAATTGCAGAAGCAATTAAGCCACTGGTTGAGGCGGACCCAGCATTGAAGGTAAAATCGGTTATAACTGAAGTCCAATCGAAGTTCAACTACACCGTCAGTTACCGGAAAGCATGGTTGGCTAAGCAAAAAGCagttgaaaaaatatttggtgttgggaggcatCTTATGAAACGTTGCCAATATG TTTCACAAGATGGCAACAACAATATCGTCCCAATTGCATTTGCTATTGTGGAGGGAGAGACCTCTGATGCATGGCATTTTTTCCTTAGTAACCTTCGTCAACATGTTGTAACTCGTGACGGTGTGGGACTAATATCCGACAGGCACGAATCCATAAATGCGGCTGTGGAACGCAGTAACGGAGCGTGGTCACCTCCAAGAGCTTTTCATATGTTTTGCATCAGGCATATAGAGTCAAACTTCTTGAGAAAGTTCAAGGCACCGTACCTCCAAAAATTGGTCGTGAACATTG GATATTCTAGGACGGTGCGGGAGTATGAGGTGCGTTACGAGCGGTTACTGGAACGTGGTGAGGCGTACACAAACTGGTTAAACCGAATTCCTCGCGAGCAGTACGCATTGGCCTTTGATGGTGGGTATCGATGGGGGCACATGACAACGAATCTTGTGGAGTGCATTAATTCAGTTTTGAAGGGTGCACGCAATCTCCCCATAACTGCTCTTGTGAAGGCAACATTCTACAGGCTAAATGAGTTATTCACCCGAAAAAGAGCGGAGGCGGAAGCAAGGATCAATGCTGGGCATGTGTTCTCTGAAATCGTGACCTCCAAGTTGCATGCAAACCAACTTGCATCAGGAAATATTCAGGTTAGTTGCTTTGACCGCCAGAATGAGGTCTTTGAGGTTCGGGAGATGCCAAGTGGAATGGAGTTTGCAGTCGATCTACGTGGCCTACGATGTGACTGTGGTGAGTTCCAGGTGGACAGGATCCCCTGCAGACATGTATTCGCATGTTGTGCCAACCAGCGACTGGATTGGCAAATGTATGTACATGATGTGTATAAGATGGACCAAGTGCGGCGGGTGTACCGAGCAAGGTTTAGGCCACTGGGTAATCCTGCTACATGGCCTGCTTACAACGGACCTAGGTTCATTCCGAATCCGTACCTAAGACGGGTGACGAAGGGTCGTCCAAGGATGACGCGTTTTCTGAATGAGATGGACACGCGGATGTTACGTCGTCCTAGGAGATGTACTTTATGTGGGGCTGAAGGACATAGTCGTAGCAGATGCCGTCAGACAGGTGCTACGAATACCAACAGAGGTGCCCCCTAG
- the LOC130934773 gene encoding zinc finger BED domain-containing protein RICESLEEPER 2-like yields the protein MNSETVSNLVTTGVGSEAAPIEVDESSLKRLKLATSNHEDISQTIAELQLKMGSFKIDSGVTRDIFAGYVVAGDKPFNMVDDRRFRNWVKYISPTLKVPSRNMVKADIVKVHKREAAKLKKILVSIPNRICLPSDLWTSSTNEGFFSITLDNASSNDTCVEHLKSTLDVHGSLLCGGEFFHVRCSAHILNLIVQDGMKICGDAVYKIRESIKFMRKSESRMVKFKECFEDIEGLEYTTALCLDVPTRWNSLYAMLASAIPYKKAFEMYKVKEAGFREYCPSSDEWRRTEKICDFLLLFYETTKLMSGTSYPTSNLYFLQVWQIQLILMNSLKNDEVLISNMGEKMMIKFKKYWKEYSVVLAFRVVLDPRFKLNTLVHCYNEIDPISAKDKVEHVKSKLYKLFEVYDQNSSTTVESSSQLSRFDVP from the exons aTGAATTCTGAAACTGTGAGTAACCTTGTTACTACTGGAGTTGGTTCTGAGGCTGCTCCGATCGAGGTTGATGAATCTAGTTTGAAAAGGCTGAAACTAGCAACCTCCAAT CATGAAGATATTAGTCAGACTATAGCAGAATTGCAACTTAAAATGGGTTCATTTAAGATTGATTCAGGAGTAACTAGAGATATATTTGCTGGGTATGTAGTTGCTGGGGATAAGCCTTTTAATATGGTTGATGATAGGAGATTTAGAAATTGGGTGAAATATATTAGTCCAACTTTGAAAGTTCCTTCTAGGAATATGGTTAAGGCTGACATAGTGAAAGTTCACAAGAGAGAAGCTGcgaaacttaaaaaaattttagtttccATTCCAAATAGAATTTGCTTACCATCTGATCTTTGGACTTCTAGTACCAATGAGGG atttttttccATTACTTTGGATAATGCTTCTTCTAATGATACTTGTGTTGAACACTTGAAAAGTACTTTGGATGTGCATGGTTCATTGTTGTGTGGTGGTGAATTCTTTCATGTTCGTTGCTCTGCTCATATTTTAAATCTTATTGTCCAAGATGGAATGAAAATATGTGGTGATGCAGTGTATAAGATTAGAGAGTCTATTAAGTTTATGAGAAAATCTGAAAGTCGAATGGTTAAGTTTAAAGAATGTTTTGAAGATATTGAGGGACTTGAGTATACGACTGCATTATGTTTAGATGTTCCTACTAGGTGGAATTCACTTTATGCAATGCTTGCAAGTGCTATTCCTTATAAGAAAGCTTTTGAAATGTATAAAGTAAAAGAAGCTGGGTTTAGGGAGTATTGTCCTTCATCAGATGAGTGGAGAAGAACTGAAAAGATATGTGATTTCTTGTTACTATTTTATGAAACTACCAAGTTGATGTCTGGAACTTCTTACCCAACATCCAACTTGTATTTTTTACAAGTTTGGCAAATCCAGCTTATTTTAATGAATAGTTTGAAGAATGATGAAGTGCTTATAAGTAACATGGGAGAAAAAATGATGATTAAGTTCAAGAAATATTGGAAAGAATACAGTGTTGTTCTTGCATTTAGGGTAGTTCTTGATCCTAGATTTAAACTCAACACTTTGGTTCATTGCTATAATGAGATTGATCCTATTAGTGCTAAAGACAAAGTGGAGCATGTGAAGAGTAAGTTATACAAGCTTTTTGAGGTTTATGACCAAAATTCCTCTACAACTGTAGAGAGTTCTTCCCAACTTTCAA GATTTGATGTCCCGTAA